A genome region from Synergistaceae bacterium includes the following:
- a CDS encoding flavodoxin family protein, with product MKVLLINGSPNEKGCTFTALSEVADILNHEGIDTEFFHIGKKAIQGCIGCFKCATLGHCVFNDSVNELTARLDEFDGFVIGSPVYYAGPNGSLCAFLDRFFFSGGDKFFNKPGACVVSCRRGGASAAFDRLNKYFTIKLMPVVSSQYWNQVHGNTPDEVRQDLEGLQTMRTLGRNMAWLLKSIKAGNKEGLNIPELEEWQGTNFIR from the coding sequence ATGAAAGTTTTATTAATCAATGGCAGCCCTAACGAGAAAGGCTGTACTTTTACGGCATTAAGTGAAGTTGCTGACATTCTCAATCACGAGGGAATCGACACGGAATTTTTCCATATCGGCAAGAAAGCGATTCAGGGCTGTATAGGCTGCTTTAAGTGCGCTACTCTCGGACATTGTGTATTTAATGACAGCGTAAATGAATTAACAGCAAGGCTTGACGAGTTCGACGGCTTTGTTATAGGCTCACCTGTTTATTATGCCGGGCCGAATGGGAGTTTATGCGCTTTTCTTGACAGATTCTTTTTTTCAGGCGGGGACAAATTTTTCAATAAGCCCGGTGCTTGTGTAGTATCCTGTAGAAGAGGGGGAGCGTCGGCAGCTTTTGACAGGTTGAATAAATATTTTACGATTAAACTTATGCCGGTCGTCTCGTCTCAATACTGGAATCAAGTTCACGGAAATACTCCGGATGAAGTAAGACAGGATTTAGAAGGCTTGCAGACTATGCGGACACTTGGCCGGAATATGGCTTGGCTGTTGAAGTCAATCAAAGCAGGCAATAAAGAAGGCTTAAATATTCCTGAGCTTGAAGAGTGGCAAGGTACTAACTTTATAAGATAG
- the pepT gene encoding peptidase T gives MFTTLEHFLKYIKYDTQSQENAGVIPSTEKQWLLARELLQELQERGINASISEHAYVTGTLKSNSNKEIPSIGFISHMDTATEITGANVNARIINNYDGNNIALNQQVNLSPEDFPELKNFISHDLIVTDGTTLLGADDKAGIAEIMGALDYLISHPEIEHGDIKIAFTPDEEIGELAKNLNIQEFGADFAYTVDGGELGEINYENFNAAKAAIKIYGRSVHPGSAKNLMVSAITLANELLNLLPANETPATTEGREGFYHCMSFNASSEYAELNFIIRDHDMKKFESRKKFIAKCVDFLQGKYISAKFELNIIDQYYNMFEKIQDNMQPVNLAIQAMKELNIKPVIVPVRGGTDGAALTWRGLLTPNIFTGACNWHSRFEFISIQVMNKASELIIKILELAAKS, from the coding sequence TTGTTCACGACACTAGAACATTTTTTGAAATATATAAAATATGACACTCAATCGCAGGAAAACGCCGGAGTCATTCCCAGCACAGAAAAACAATGGCTCTTAGCTCGTGAGTTATTACAGGAATTGCAGGAACGCGGCATTAATGCTTCAATCAGTGAACATGCTTATGTAACTGGCACTCTAAAATCTAACTCTAATAAAGAAATTCCATCAATAGGCTTTATTTCTCATATGGACACAGCGACAGAAATCACTGGCGCAAATGTCAACGCAAGAATAATAAATAATTATGACGGAAATAATATCGCACTGAATCAGCAAGTTAATTTATCCCCTGAAGACTTTCCGGAGCTAAAAAATTTTATAAGTCATGATTTAATAGTTACAGACGGCACTACACTTTTAGGAGCAGACGACAAGGCCGGAATCGCTGAAATAATGGGCGCGCTTGATTACTTAATTTCACATCCTGAAATTGAACACGGCGACATAAAAATTGCTTTCACTCCAGACGAAGAAATAGGCGAACTTGCTAAAAATTTAAATATTCAGGAATTCGGGGCGGATTTTGCTTATACAGTAGACGGCGGGGAATTAGGTGAGATTAATTACGAAAATTTCAACGCAGCAAAAGCCGCTATAAAAATTTACGGCCGTTCAGTTCACCCGGGCAGCGCAAAAAATTTAATGGTCAGTGCTATAACTCTAGCAAATGAATTATTAAATCTTTTACCAGCAAACGAGACTCCAGCAACAACAGAAGGCCGGGAAGGCTTTTATCACTGTATGAGCTTTAATGCAAGTTCAGAATATGCAGAATTAAATTTTATTATTCGAGATCATGACATGAAAAAATTTGAGTCCCGTAAAAAATTTATTGCTAAGTGCGTTGATTTCTTACAAGGAAAATATATCTCGGCAAAATTTGAGCTTAATATAATAGATCAGTATTACAACATGTTCGAGAAAATACAAGATAATATGCAGCCGGTTAATTTAGCCATTCAAGCAATGAAAGAATTAAATATTAAGCCTGTTATTGTCCCAGTGAGAGGCGGAACTGACGGAGCGGCTTTGACTTGGCGGGGACTTCTTACACCTAATATTTTTACGGGGGCTTGTAACTGGCACAGCAGATTTGAATTTATTTCGATTCAGGTTATGAATAAAGCGAGCGAATTAATTATAAAAATTTTAGAACTTGCTGCTAAATCATAA
- a CDS encoding putative Ig domain-containing protein — protein sequence MRKFAVYALILVSSFIIISAAFADLHIDSAFPDPNFASYVKGFDRHYFDEDGHERWDGSGNGFLDGAELNVLAGQSVLELHNIFSLKGIEYFPNIDYLKIYYGSLSELNTGANPKLTSIYCEWLKLSKINLQKNSALTDLGLFNSEITEIDLSSNTSLKNLMLGSNKISELNLSSNHNLETLKCEYNKLSVLDLSNHQKLRELKCDNNKLVSLDINSSNLDWIDCYDNKLEHLDLSSCTSLTALNCSDNNLTELDLSKNHKLNFIDAKYQVSNKLKVNAVTNGFEVCLKDYVSKLEYIDINSLKAYRGKGSRVNLISHDIDTGILLFSSRPDELEYKYNTHSPNNYIMSVTIKSPLGVEAIERGYFGGSDYDYIIGDMDAENYLDSNGNKITEDIIALKPYSTYGKIGFTADGNSRLILRVYTNRPGNVFFEIPDNIGATLENLNKIELNTLTPVHTTEIDNSDMKGHQASAVLIAPAAFPAHKNFPKDYFTVNVKFTADETDEEIPENEKELEREIELEIHAAPVLLIPGMFSNAIQTFGIYGKNGVWPELIKAKFDENHISVWNYDGRQSTNDILANDNNELFNTILEMINYYNQGGIVSTKVDIIAHGMGGLMARKFLSEENNDSRDGNNWSIRSYRRGMVRRLITVATPHRGTPWADYDNTNTFITAMYNSILNNNNNVFNNQLDNLRKPVALLMMFAAYKIDPETVKDYYKNAWLELKTTAKRNYGFPSGVPMYAIYGDIRGDGYYDTAWQIFDIIMDWSIGFNVDIRNLPQFAVSTAGKIYKNVGGKVLSVLGYILQLPTWFRDLTNIYATLLFGTEANDLIVSASSAAGDFTGHSSLYWNGIEALHPDFADRYAHWNICRQNDVGREIALLLKGSSSKFKIFDSNTVNTSFKSVNNSPSLSVSALNVNKNIDIDFKFIESMRLKVEPSVFSQSDINSKTVTLTLNSDNPVKNDVFCIFGNDDENRFFTFPALNDNRTEFKVEFNAKDFFKSFDKGTIEIFCLSFISKDADMSGVRISNTVNAALLDDLSNINIVKLDFNAGSTLYTNKNSETPAELYAIDENGNYYDISSPLNGTEWTSENESIARINQNGCVQALEEGSTTLTAKFKNFTASINITVGPAIVYDDDNDSDLQIITESLDKAFTGKIYNFTLKASESNNIKWSHTGELPPGFDLSESGIISGTPTKSGTYKFTVTASNGTDLASKEFTMIVSASGSSLEITTTTLKNGTDGKKYSVSLKAKGAKSLTWQAANLPDGLAINESTGKISGNPTQYGDFNVIITASNGSNLTQKTFSLVINPVLPKFSGKLPAGNVYKEYRSSPLKISKGSEPITWSIKESLPPGLSFDVNTGIISGTPTQGFNGKITIIAANAAGESANKLTLKITAEKPAITSINNYGLKSAIIGENYIISCAGTGTPPLSWDFTGFPEGMSYDVKTGILSGIINKSGKFKININLSNSSGKIAKKKFSLQVYNPPVITSDSLPEATYKAKYNANITATGDKTIKWRADNLPSGLKFSSKGKISGTPTAAPGEYNIIITAYNDKIPAEYSRRETSQNFTLIINNNSDPKKAYITPQNSNLANNDVSDSDSSSKLESEIINEPGEVISSNENLFIGSERDINSININISDDYIIAAVLPEIHVNKSGLYELEIELDENAQTNAKLFWLACPQNNNPSEDDEIAEFYNESGQEIFTVPENKLIIVSAWLNKDIIYAPVILVSK from the coding sequence ACTATTTTGACGAAGACGGCCATGAGAGATGGGACGGCAGTGGCAACGGATTCCTTGACGGGGCAGAACTTAATGTTTTAGCAGGGCAGTCAGTTCTTGAATTACACAATATATTTTCGTTGAAAGGTATAGAATATTTTCCTAATATTGACTATCTTAAAATTTATTATGGCAGCTTGTCAGAACTCAATACGGGCGCAAATCCTAAATTGACTAGTATATACTGCGAATGGCTGAAACTCTCGAAAATTAATTTACAGAAAAATAGCGCATTAACTGATTTAGGCCTGTTCAACAGCGAAATTACAGAAATAGATTTAAGCAGCAACACTTCACTAAAAAATTTGATGCTGGGCAGTAATAAAATTTCAGAGCTGAATTTAAGCAGTAATCACAATTTAGAAACACTCAAGTGTGAATATAATAAATTAAGCGTCTTAGATTTGAGTAATCATCAAAAACTTAGAGAGCTTAAATGCGATAATAATAAATTAGTCTCGCTTGATATTAACAGTTCTAATCTTGATTGGATTGATTGTTATGATAATAAACTCGAACATCTTGATTTAAGCAGCTGCACAAGTTTAACTGCTCTGAACTGCTCAGACAATAATTTAACAGAATTAGACCTCAGCAAGAATCACAAATTAAATTTTATAGATGCTAAATATCAGGTCAGCAATAAATTAAAAGTTAATGCTGTAACAAACGGTTTTGAAGTCTGCTTAAAAGATTATGTCTCAAAACTTGAATATATTGATATTAATTCCCTGAAGGCTTATAGAGGTAAAGGCAGTAGAGTAAATCTAATTTCACATGATATAGATACGGGAATATTACTTTTTTCAAGCAGACCGGACGAACTTGAATATAAATATAATACTCACTCGCCGAATAATTATATAATGTCCGTCACTATAAAATCTCCTTTAGGTGTTGAAGCTATAGAACGCGGATATTTCGGAGGCTCTGACTATGACTATATAATTGGCGATATGGACGCAGAAAATTATTTAGACAGCAATGGCAATAAAATCACTGAAGATATAATAGCTCTCAAGCCTTATAGTACATACGGCAAAATAGGATTTACTGCTGATGGAAATTCACGGCTCATTCTAAGAGTATATACTAATAGACCCGGCAATGTATTTTTTGAAATTCCTGATAATATAGGAGCGACTCTTGAAAACTTGAATAAAATCGAGCTTAATACTTTAACTCCAGTGCACACAACAGAAATAGATAATTCGGACATGAAGGGACATCAGGCTTCGGCGGTTCTTATTGCTCCTGCGGCATTCCCTGCTCACAAAAATTTTCCGAAAGATTATTTTACTGTTAATGTGAAATTTACAGCCGATGAGACTGACGAGGAAATACCCGAAAATGAGAAGGAACTTGAACGAGAAATAGAATTAGAGATCCACGCCGCTCCGGTTCTGTTAATTCCGGGAATGTTCAGCAATGCAATACAAACTTTTGGCATTTACGGCAAAAATGGAGTCTGGCCTGAACTTATTAAGGCAAAATTTGATGAGAATCATATAAGCGTTTGGAATTATGACGGCAGACAAAGCACTAATGACATTCTTGCAAATGATAATAACGAATTATTTAATACTATTCTTGAAATGATTAATTATTATAATCAGGGCGGTATAGTAAGCACAAAAGTTGATATTATTGCTCATGGAATGGGCGGACTGATGGCACGAAAATTTTTAAGCGAAGAAAACAACGACTCGCGGGACGGCAATAACTGGTCTATACGTTCATATAGGCGCGGAATGGTAAGACGGCTTATTACAGTGGCGACTCCTCACAGGGGGACTCCTTGGGCAGATTACGATAATACGAACACTTTTATTACTGCTATGTATAACAGCATTCTAAATAATAATAATAATGTATTTAATAATCAACTTGATAATTTAAGAAAGCCCGTTGCACTTCTCATGATGTTCGCAGCTTATAAAATTGATCCTGAAACTGTGAAAGATTATTATAAAAACGCTTGGCTCGAACTGAAAACAACGGCAAAACGCAATTACGGATTCCCTTCAGGCGTTCCCATGTATGCAATTTACGGCGATATACGCGGAGACGGTTATTATGATACTGCCTGGCAGATTTTCGACATAATAATGGACTGGTCAATAGGATTTAATGTTGATATTCGTAATCTTCCGCAATTTGCAGTAAGTACAGCAGGGAAAATTTATAAAAATGTCGGGGGGAAAGTTTTAAGTGTACTGGGATATATATTGCAGCTGCCTACATGGTTTAGAGATCTCACAAATATATATGCCACTTTATTATTTGGTACAGAAGCAAATGATTTAATTGTATCAGCAAGCAGTGCAGCAGGTGATTTTACAGGACACAGCAGCCTTTATTGGAACGGTATTGAGGCTTTACACCCTGATTTTGCAGACAGATACGCACATTGGAATATATGCCGTCAAAACGATGTCGGGCGCGAAATAGCTTTGTTGCTGAAAGGATCATCATCAAAATTTAAAATTTTTGACTCGAATACTGTTAATACAAGTTTTAAATCTGTAAATAATTCGCCCTCGTTATCTGTATCAGCTTTAAATGTAAATAAAAATATTGATATCGACTTTAAATTTATAGAGTCAATGCGCTTGAAAGTTGAGCCGTCTGTATTTTCTCAATCTGATATAAATTCAAAGACTGTAACTTTAACGCTAAATTCAGATAACCCCGTAAAAAATGATGTATTCTGCATATTCGGCAATGATGACGAGAACAGATTTTTCACGTTCCCTGCTTTAAATGACAATAGAACAGAATTCAAAGTAGAATTTAACGCAAAAGATTTCTTCAAGAGTTTTGACAAGGGGACAATAGAAATTTTCTGCTTATCATTTATATCAAAAGATGCTGATATGTCAGGCGTGAGAATCTCTAATACAGTAAATGCTGCCCTGCTCGATGATTTAAGCAATATAAACATAGTAAAACTTGACTTTAACGCAGGCTCAACACTTTACACAAATAAGAATTCAGAGACTCCCGCGGAACTCTACGCAATTGACGAAAACGGGAATTATTACGATATATCATCGCCATTAAACGGCACTGAATGGACTTCAGAAAATGAATCGATTGCACGTATAAATCAAAATGGCTGCGTTCAGGCTCTTGAAGAAGGCTCCACGACACTTACAGCAAAATTTAAGAATTTCACCGCGTCAATAAATATTACAGTCGGCCCCGCTATTGTTTATGATGACGATAACGACTCAGATTTGCAAATTATAACGGAGTCTCTTGATAAGGCATTCACAGGGAAGATTTATAATTTCACTCTCAAAGCCTCAGAATCTAATAATATAAAATGGTCTCACACGGGCGAACTTCCCCCGGGATTTGATTTAAGCGAGTCTGGCATTATAAGCGGCACTCCTACAAAATCAGGCACTTATAAATTTACTGTTACTGCATCAAACGGGACTGACTTGGCCTCGAAAGAATTTACTATGATTGTGAGTGCGTCAGGATCTTCACTAGAAATCACTACAACAACTCTCAAGAATGGCACTGACGGCAAAAAATATAGCGTATCACTCAAGGCAAAAGGCGCAAAATCTTTAACATGGCAAGCTGCGAATCTTCCCGACGGCCTGGCAATTAACGAGTCAACCGGCAAAATTTCAGGAAATCCTACACAATACGGCGATTTTAACGTGATAATCACTGCTTCAAATGGGAGTAATTTGACACAAAAAACTTTCTCGCTTGTAATAAATCCCGTCTTGCCTAAATTCTCCGGAAAATTACCAGCCGGCAATGTCTATAAAGAATATCGCTCATCACCGTTAAAAATTTCTAAGGGGTCAGAGCCTATCACATGGAGCATAAAAGAGTCTTTACCCCCCGGACTAAGTTTTGACGTGAACACCGGCATAATTTCAGGGACTCCGACTCAAGGTTTTAACGGCAAAATTACTATAATTGCTGCAAATGCCGCCGGAGAATCTGCTAATAAATTAACTCTCAAGATAACAGCAGAGAAACCCGCAATAACTTCAATAAATAATTACGGACTTAAATCTGCAATAATCGGCGAAAATTATATAATTTCCTGCGCAGGAACAGGCACTCCACCTTTAAGCTGGGATTTTACGGGATTTCCTGAAGGCATGAGCTATGATGTAAAAACGGGTATTCTTTCAGGCATTATTAATAAATCAGGAAAATTCAAGATTAATATAAATCTCTCTAACAGTTCGGGCAAAATCGCAAAGAAAAAATTTTCTTTACAAGTCTATAATCCGCCTGTAATTACAAGTGATTCACTTCCTGAAGCGACTTATAAGGCAAAATATAACGCAAATATCACAGCAACCGGCGACAAAACTATAAAGTGGCGCGCTGATAATCTACCTTCAGGACTAAAATTTTCTAGCAAGGGCAAAATTTCAGGGACTCCGACTGCTGCACCGGGGGAATATAATATTATTATTACTGCCTATAATGACAAGATCCCCGCTGAATATTCAAGACGTGAGACGAGTCAAAATTTTACGCTCATAATAAATAATAACTCTGACCCGAAAAAAGCATATATAACTCCGCAAAATTCAAATCTTGCAAATAATGACGTGTCAGACTCGGACTCAAGCTCAAAACTTGAATCAGAAATTATTAACGAGCCCGGGGAAGTTATTAGCTCAAACGAGAATTTATTTATAGGCTCTGAACGTGATATTAATTCTATCAATATAAATATTTCTGATGATTATATAATTGCTGCTGTATTGCCTGAGATTCACGTTAATAAAAGCGGTCTCTATGAACTTGAAATCGAACTAGACGAGAACGCACAAACTAACGCAAAATTATTCTGGCTGGCATGTCCGCAAAATAATAATCCTTCAGAAGATGACGAGATCGCTGAATTCTATAACGAGTCAGGCCAAGAAATTTTTACAGTCCCGGAAAATAAATTAATTATTGTCTCTGCGTGGCTGAATAAAGATATAATTTATGCGCCTGTTATTCTTGTCAGCAAATAA